In Pleuronectes platessa chromosome 4, fPlePla1.1, whole genome shotgun sequence, the following proteins share a genomic window:
- the susd1 gene encoding sushi domain-containing protein 1 isoform X1, whose translation MIVVFLLCVVAGMPASGQIRDVCPTCHRDAKCDDKPDGSGKVCNCKYGFVGNGITFCQDKDECQIGAMKICGQHTKCHNTYGSYDCTCLSGYNPSNNMTIFIPNDGTHCQDIDECRITGLCGDGGRCRNLDGSFECSCQVGYQVEDGTEPFHPQRDKASCKVVDCGQPASVEDTVLLSATGTTYGSVATWVCDEGFIWGSGHNTSVCGADGLWSGPTMVCEEVDCGSPAARPHSQMLWNKSSRVGSEVVYQCNSGYHNVGKGNVSSCTTAGQWEEPPVLCQETLCGSPPLSESTEHIWNGSTAPGSTVQYFCKTGFLTRGGHNISVCKENGQWTPPTLVCQEISCGDPPTVPHTGQVRNGSSTPGSHVTYYCKIGFNHSEGNNVSLCTINGSWTKPNISCKEVRCGPPPSIPHTTIQWDKIPTVGSQVVYQCKAGYRSVGDGNISVCTARGEWDEASLLCHEINCQEPVHKPHSKTLWDGTTHIGSVVSYQCDEGYHSRGLNNNSVCGESGLWEDIDLWCEEISCGPPLIQPRTNILWDRTSRPGSVLLYECMDGFYPESGTNISVCSLSGEWGEISIKCQAKCGPVPFLANSEVVWHNRSVVIHRCVDGYHSWRGRSVSVCGSSGTWQTATLRCIEIKPAISHVHFLNEKCVHWKAEKYEEDSEDYRVTYTGTRDYQRSFRDEMKQYLSSKAEELKLCLLLLPATNYSISITALSSRFTASITTNTSVPEPPVPVVYYREFETPVPTLRLTRSANSLDPISLYQVLVLPVEGIMVFDCSSPGSTDPLSKNNFSSEYITAQILIGQVGTQMDFTVGDGLYYGGFYNAPLKKGRTYYIILRAVSQWKTTLKSSCVLWAKVIGTSYVLMVSSLSAAAAVGLVAFAILIGYSCMWLFKKT comes from the exons ATGATTGTGGTTTTTCTGCTCTGTGTCGTTGCAG GTATGCCAGCATCCGGCCAAATTCGGGACGTGTGCCCCACCTGCCATCGTGACGCCAAATGTGACGACAAGCCAGACGGCTCTGGCAAAGTTTGTAACTGCAAGTATGGATTTGTAGGAAATGGAATAACATTCTGTCAAG ATAAAGATGAGTGCCAGATAGGAGCCATGAAGATCTGTGGGCAGCACACAAAATGCCACAACACATATGGCAGCTATGACTGTACCTGCCTTTCTGGCTACAACCCTTCAAACAACATGACCATCTTCATCCCAAATGATGGAACCCACTGCCAGG ACATTGATGAGTGCAGGATAACAGGGCTGTGTGGAGATGGAGGTCGGTGCAGGAACCTGGATGGCAGCTTTGAATGCAGCTGTCAGGTGGGATACCAAGTCGAAGATGGAACAGAACCTTTTCATCCTCAAAGAGACAAGGCCTCCTGCAAAG TGGTTGACTGTGGCCAGCCTGCCTCGGTGGAGGACACAGTGCTGCTGTCGGCCACAGGGACCACATATGGCAGCGTAGCCACGTGGGTCTGTGATGAAGGCTTCATCTGGGGGAGTGGACACAACACCTCTGTGTGTGGAGCTGATGGACTGTGGAGTGGACCAACTATGGTCTGTGAAG AGGTGGACTGTGGCTCCCCCGCTGCTCGCCCTCACTCTCAAATGCTGTGGAATAAGAGCTCCAGGGTGGGCTCTGAGGTGGTTTATCAGTGTAACTCTGGCTATCATAATGTTGGAAAGGGAAATGTCTCCAGTTGTACCACTGCTGGACAGTGGGAAGAGCCGCCGGTGCTTTGCCAAG AGACTTTGTGTGGAAGTCCTCCTCTAAGTGAATCCACTGAGCACATCTGGAACGGTAGCACAGCTCCTGGCAGCACTGTGCAATATTTCTGTAAAACAGGTTTTCTTACCAGAGGAGGACATAATATATCAGTCTGTAAAGAAAACGGTCAGTGGACACCCCCGACTCTGGTATGCCAAG AGATATCATGTGGGGATCCTCCTACAGTTCCCCACACTGGGCAAGTGAGGAATGGCAGTTCCACCCCTGGAAGCCATGTGACTTACTACTGTAAAATAGGATTTAATCACAGTGAAGGAAACAATGTGTCATTGTGCACAATTAACGGTTCCTGGACAAAACCAAACATCTCATGTAAAG AAGTTCGATGTGGCCcacccccctccatccctcacACAACCATACAGTGGGATAAAATTCCCACTGTGGGCTCTCAAGTTGTGTATCAGTGTAAAGCTGGATATCGCAGTGTTGGAGATGGAAATATATCAGTTTGTACTGCCAGAGGAGAATGGGATGAGGCATCTCTGCTGTGTCACG aAATCAATTGTCAAGAGCCTGTTCATAAACCTCACTCTAAAACACTGTGGGATGGCACAACGCACATTGGCAGTGTGGTGTCTTACCAATGTGATGAAGGATATCACAGCAGGGGCCTGAATAACAACTCAGTATGTGGAGAGAGTGGACTTTGGGAGGATATAGATCTGTGGTGTGAAG AAATAAGCTGCGGCCCCCCACTAATCCAACCCCGTACTAACATCCTGTGGGACCGCACCAGCAGGCCGGGCAGCGTGCTGTTGTATGAGTGTATGGATGGATTTTACCCGGAGAGTGGAACAAATATTTCAGTATGTTCATTATCAGGAGAGTGGGGGGAAATATCTATAAAGTGCCAAG ctaAATGTGGCCCAGTTCCCTTCCTTGCCAACTCAGAGGTGGTGTGGCATAACAGAAGTGTAGTGATCCACCGCTGTGTGGATGGATATCACAGCTGGAGGGGCCGCAGCGTCTCGGTGTGTGGCAGCTCCGGGACGTGGCAGACAGCTACTCTGAGATGTATAG AAATAAAGCCAGCTATCAGTCATGTTCATTTTCTCAATGAAAAATGTGTACATTGGAAAGCAGAGAAATATGAAGAGGACTCAGAAGACTACAGG GTGACATACACAGGTACCAGAGACTACCAGAGGTCTTTTCGTGATGAAATGAAGCAGTATCTGAGCTCCAAGGCCGAGGAGCTGAaactctgtctcctcctgcttccagcCACAAACTACAGCATCTCCATCACTGCACTGTCCTCCAGATTCACAGCCTCCATCACCACTAACACCAGTGTACCAG AGCCTCCAGTACCGGTTGTTTACTACAGAGAATTTGAGACTCCTGTACCAACTTTGAGGCTAACAAGATCAGCCAACTCACTGGACCCAATAAG TTTGTACCAAGTGTTAGTTCTTCCTGTAGAGGGCATAATGGTGTTTGACTGCTCTTCTCCTGGAAGCACTGACCCCTTAAGCAAAAACAACTTCTCTTCCGAGTACATTACTGCCCAGATCCTCATCGGACAGGTCGGGACACAGATGGACTTTACTGTTGGGGATGGACTCTACTATGGAGGTTTCTACAATGCACCCCTGAAGAAGGGCAGGACCTATTACATCATCTTACGAGCCGTCAGCCAGTGGAAAACA ACTTTAAAGAGTTCCTGTGTCCTGTGGGCTAAAGTGATAG GTACATCCTATGTCCTGATGGTGTCTTcactctctgcagctgctgcagtagGACTGGTTGCTTTCGCCATTTTGATTGGATACAGTTGCATGTG gctGTTCAAGAAGACATGA
- the susd1 gene encoding sushi domain-containing protein 1 isoform X2 translates to MIVVFLLCVVAGMPASGQIRDVCPTCHRDAKCDDKPDGSGKVCNCKYGFVGNGITFCQDKDECQIGAMKICGQHTKCHNTYGSYDCTCLSGYNPSNNMTIFIPNDGTHCQDIDECRITGLCGDGGRCRNLDGSFECSCQVGYQVEDGTEPFHPQRDKASCKVVDCGQPASVEDTVLLSATGTTYGSVATWVCDEGFIWGSGHNTSVCGADGLWSGPTMVCEETLCGSPPLSESTEHIWNGSTAPGSTVQYFCKTGFLTRGGHNISVCKENGQWTPPTLVCQEISCGDPPTVPHTGQVRNGSSTPGSHVTYYCKIGFNHSEGNNVSLCTINGSWTKPNISCKEVRCGPPPSIPHTTIQWDKIPTVGSQVVYQCKAGYRSVGDGNISVCTARGEWDEASLLCHEINCQEPVHKPHSKTLWDGTTHIGSVVSYQCDEGYHSRGLNNNSVCGESGLWEDIDLWCEEISCGPPLIQPRTNILWDRTSRPGSVLLYECMDGFYPESGTNISVCSLSGEWGEISIKCQAKCGPVPFLANSEVVWHNRSVVIHRCVDGYHSWRGRSVSVCGSSGTWQTATLRCIEIKPAISHVHFLNEKCVHWKAEKYEEDSEDYRVTYTGTRDYQRSFRDEMKQYLSSKAEELKLCLLLLPATNYSISITALSSRFTASITTNTSVPEPPVPVVYYREFETPVPTLRLTRSANSLDPISLYQVLVLPVEGIMVFDCSSPGSTDPLSKNNFSSEYITAQILIGQVGTQMDFTVGDGLYYGGFYNAPLKKGRTYYIILRAVSQWKTTLKSSCVLWAKVIGTSYVLMVSSLSAAAAVGLVAFAILIGYSCMWLFKKT, encoded by the exons ATGATTGTGGTTTTTCTGCTCTGTGTCGTTGCAG GTATGCCAGCATCCGGCCAAATTCGGGACGTGTGCCCCACCTGCCATCGTGACGCCAAATGTGACGACAAGCCAGACGGCTCTGGCAAAGTTTGTAACTGCAAGTATGGATTTGTAGGAAATGGAATAACATTCTGTCAAG ATAAAGATGAGTGCCAGATAGGAGCCATGAAGATCTGTGGGCAGCACACAAAATGCCACAACACATATGGCAGCTATGACTGTACCTGCCTTTCTGGCTACAACCCTTCAAACAACATGACCATCTTCATCCCAAATGATGGAACCCACTGCCAGG ACATTGATGAGTGCAGGATAACAGGGCTGTGTGGAGATGGAGGTCGGTGCAGGAACCTGGATGGCAGCTTTGAATGCAGCTGTCAGGTGGGATACCAAGTCGAAGATGGAACAGAACCTTTTCATCCTCAAAGAGACAAGGCCTCCTGCAAAG TGGTTGACTGTGGCCAGCCTGCCTCGGTGGAGGACACAGTGCTGCTGTCGGCCACAGGGACCACATATGGCAGCGTAGCCACGTGGGTCTGTGATGAAGGCTTCATCTGGGGGAGTGGACACAACACCTCTGTGTGTGGAGCTGATGGACTGTGGAGTGGACCAACTATGGTCTGTGAAG AGACTTTGTGTGGAAGTCCTCCTCTAAGTGAATCCACTGAGCACATCTGGAACGGTAGCACAGCTCCTGGCAGCACTGTGCAATATTTCTGTAAAACAGGTTTTCTTACCAGAGGAGGACATAATATATCAGTCTGTAAAGAAAACGGTCAGTGGACACCCCCGACTCTGGTATGCCAAG AGATATCATGTGGGGATCCTCCTACAGTTCCCCACACTGGGCAAGTGAGGAATGGCAGTTCCACCCCTGGAAGCCATGTGACTTACTACTGTAAAATAGGATTTAATCACAGTGAAGGAAACAATGTGTCATTGTGCACAATTAACGGTTCCTGGACAAAACCAAACATCTCATGTAAAG AAGTTCGATGTGGCCcacccccctccatccctcacACAACCATACAGTGGGATAAAATTCCCACTGTGGGCTCTCAAGTTGTGTATCAGTGTAAAGCTGGATATCGCAGTGTTGGAGATGGAAATATATCAGTTTGTACTGCCAGAGGAGAATGGGATGAGGCATCTCTGCTGTGTCACG aAATCAATTGTCAAGAGCCTGTTCATAAACCTCACTCTAAAACACTGTGGGATGGCACAACGCACATTGGCAGTGTGGTGTCTTACCAATGTGATGAAGGATATCACAGCAGGGGCCTGAATAACAACTCAGTATGTGGAGAGAGTGGACTTTGGGAGGATATAGATCTGTGGTGTGAAG AAATAAGCTGCGGCCCCCCACTAATCCAACCCCGTACTAACATCCTGTGGGACCGCACCAGCAGGCCGGGCAGCGTGCTGTTGTATGAGTGTATGGATGGATTTTACCCGGAGAGTGGAACAAATATTTCAGTATGTTCATTATCAGGAGAGTGGGGGGAAATATCTATAAAGTGCCAAG ctaAATGTGGCCCAGTTCCCTTCCTTGCCAACTCAGAGGTGGTGTGGCATAACAGAAGTGTAGTGATCCACCGCTGTGTGGATGGATATCACAGCTGGAGGGGCCGCAGCGTCTCGGTGTGTGGCAGCTCCGGGACGTGGCAGACAGCTACTCTGAGATGTATAG AAATAAAGCCAGCTATCAGTCATGTTCATTTTCTCAATGAAAAATGTGTACATTGGAAAGCAGAGAAATATGAAGAGGACTCAGAAGACTACAGG GTGACATACACAGGTACCAGAGACTACCAGAGGTCTTTTCGTGATGAAATGAAGCAGTATCTGAGCTCCAAGGCCGAGGAGCTGAaactctgtctcctcctgcttccagcCACAAACTACAGCATCTCCATCACTGCACTGTCCTCCAGATTCACAGCCTCCATCACCACTAACACCAGTGTACCAG AGCCTCCAGTACCGGTTGTTTACTACAGAGAATTTGAGACTCCTGTACCAACTTTGAGGCTAACAAGATCAGCCAACTCACTGGACCCAATAAG TTTGTACCAAGTGTTAGTTCTTCCTGTAGAGGGCATAATGGTGTTTGACTGCTCTTCTCCTGGAAGCACTGACCCCTTAAGCAAAAACAACTTCTCTTCCGAGTACATTACTGCCCAGATCCTCATCGGACAGGTCGGGACACAGATGGACTTTACTGTTGGGGATGGACTCTACTATGGAGGTTTCTACAATGCACCCCTGAAGAAGGGCAGGACCTATTACATCATCTTACGAGCCGTCAGCCAGTGGAAAACA ACTTTAAAGAGTTCCTGTGTCCTGTGGGCTAAAGTGATAG GTACATCCTATGTCCTGATGGTGTCTTcactctctgcagctgctgcagtagGACTGGTTGCTTTCGCCATTTTGATTGGATACAGTTGCATGTG gctGTTCAAGAAGACATGA
- the gucd1 gene encoding protein GUCD1, with translation MTEDAILLNVPVIRQLYHWDCGLACSRMVLKYLHPVDDEEFQRACWELKLTESVWTIDLAYLMGHLGIKHCFCTQTLGVDKGFRNQSFYKKHFDTEEDRVNELFLKAESKGVVVSKCSVTIEEIQSHLEQGHVAIVLVNAVVLTCELCSSPVKYCCFLPVGQKCFCRKPEYQGHFVVASGFNRTTGCIYYNNPAYSDRVCCTSVTNFEEARRSYGTDEDILLIFKES, from the exons atgaCAG AGGATGCCATCCTGCTGAATGTACCGGTCATTCGGCAGCTGTACCACTGGGACTGTGGGTTGGCCTGCTCCAGGATGGTGCTGAA GTACCTCCACCCAGTCGATGACGAGGAGTTTCAGAGAGCATGCTGGGAGCTGAAGCTCACAGAGAGTGTGTGGACCATTGACCTGGCGTACCTCATGGGCCATCTAGGAATAAAACACTGCTTTTGCACACAGACTCTGGGCGTTGATAAGGGTTTTAGGAATCAG TCCTTCTATAAGAAGCATTTTGACACCGAAGAAGACCGAGTCAACGAGCTCTTCTTAAAAGCAGAGAGCAAAGGTGTGGTGGTGAGCAAATG TTCAGTAACCATTGAGGAAATCCAGTCCCATCTGGAGCAGGGCCACGTTGCCATAGTGCTGGTGAACGCTGTCGTCTTGACATGTGAGCTGTGCTCCTCGCCTGTCAAATATTGTTGCTTCCTGCCCGTGGGTCAGAAGTGTTTCTGCAGGAAGCCAGAGTACCAGGGTCACTTTGTGGTAGCCAGCGGCTTCAACAGGACCACAGGCTGCATTTACTACAACAACCCTGCGTATTCTGACA GGGTGTGCTGCACCAGCGTCACTAACTTCGAGGAGGCTCGGCGAAGCTACGGGACAGATGAAGATATCCTGTTGATCTTTAAGGAGAGTTGA
- the zbtb26 gene encoding zinc finger and BTB domain-containing protein 26, which produces MAQNQVILQFRFATFGDSMLQKMNLLRHQRRFCDVTVRINQLEVPGHKVVFAAGSSFLRDQFILQQDSREVQISMIQEAEVGQQLLLSCYTGQLEFPELELVHYLTVASFLQMGHIVEQCTQALSKFIKPQSARHLEVDVNMRSEKNDESLLSQAQRELGRSQVRIVRQQKEVVEQVEDDNNGDDEDDVDGDDGDDDDDVIIEPKSPLQILSRHPRQAMMENDITIIKVESVSDVAENSITGHFPTSPPAALKSPEPQHSLINSTVDSRSSEMAVPPGIAEYALSPPPQSPPSEKHSAHQRNYDKPLQWYHQCPKCSRVFRQLENYANHLKMHKLFMCLLCGKTFTQKGNLHRHMRVHAGIKPFQCKICGKTFTQKCSLLDHLNLHSGDKPHRCNYCDMVFAHKPVLRKHLKQIHGKNSFDNANEGSLHDGGIDFEFGQI; this is translated from the coding sequence ATGGCCCAGAACCAGGTGATCCTGCAGTTCCGATTTGCCACTTTTGGGGACTCCATGCTGCAGAAGATGAACCTTCTACGACACCAGAGACGCTTCTGTGACGTCACTGTGCGCATCAACCAGCTGGAGGTCCCTGGTCATAAGGTGGTGTTTGCTGCCGGCTCTTCTTTCTTGAGAGACCAGTTCATCCTTCAGCAGGACTCCAGGGAGGTCCAGATCTCCATGATCCAGGAGGCGGAGGTGGGACAGCAGCTGTTGCTATCCTGCTACACAGGCCAGCTGGAGTTTCCAGAGCTGGAGCTGGTGCATTACCTGACGGTGGCCAGCTTCCTTCAAATGGGTCACATTGTGGAGCAGTGCACTCAGGCCCTCAGCAAGTTCATCAAACCTCAGTCAGCGCGCCACCTGGAGGTGGATGTAAATATGAGGAGCGAGAAGAATGATGAAAGTTTATTGTCTCAGGCCCAGAGAGAGCTGGGGCGCTCTCAGGTGCGGATTGTGCGTCAGCAGAAGGAGGTCGTAGAGCAGGTTGAGGATGACAACAATGGTGATGACGAGGACGATGTTGATGGCGacgatggtgatgatgatgatgatgtgattaTAGAGCCCAAGTCTCCTCTCCAGATATTAAGCAGACACCCAAGGCAGGCTATGATGGAGAATGACATTACTATAATAAAGGTAGAGTCTGTATCTGACGTAGCAGAGAACTCCATCACTGGTCACTTCCCCACCAGCCCGCCCGCTGCCCTCAAGTCACCTGAGCCCCAGCATTCGCTCATTAACTCCACAGTGGACAGTCGCAGCAGTGAGATGGCGGTTCCGCCTGGAATCGCCGAATATGCGCTCAGCCCCCCTCCTCAGTCCCCTCCTTCAGAGAAACACAGCGCACACCAGAGGAACTACGACAAGCCTCTGCAGTGGTACCACCAGTGCCCAAAGTGCTCCCGGGTCTTCCGCCAGCTGGAGAACTACGCCAACCACCTCAAGATGCACAAGCTCTTCATGTGCCTCCTGTGCGGAAAGACTTTCACACAAAAAGGCAACCTGCATCGACACATGCGTGTCCATGCCGGCATCAAGCCCTTCCAGTGTAAAATCTGCGGCAAGACATTCACCCAAAAGTGTTCTTTGTTGGATCACCTTAACCTGCACAGTGGGGACAAGCCCCACCGCTGCAACTACTGCGACATGGTGTTTGCTCACAAGCCTGTTCTTCGCAAGCACCTCAAACAGATCCATGGGAAGAACAGCTTCGATAACGCAAACGAGGGCAGCCTACATGACGGGGGGATTGACTTTGAATTTGGCCAAATATGA
- the susd1 gene encoding sushi domain-containing protein 1 isoform X3, which produces MIVVFLLCVVAGMPASGQIRDVCPTCHRDAKCDDKPDGSGKVCNCKYGFVGNGITFCQDKDECQIGAMKICGQHTKCHNTYGSYDCTCLSGYNPSNNMTIFIPNDGTHCQDIDECRITGLCGDGGRCRNLDGSFECSCQVGYQVEDGTEPFHPQRDKASCKVVDCGQPASVEDTVLLSATGTTYGSVATWVCDEGFIWGSGHNTSVCGADGLWSGPTMVCEEVDCGSPAARPHSQMLWNKSSRVGSEVVYQCNSGYHNVGKGNVSSCTTAGQWEEPPVLCQETLCGSPPLSESTEHIWNGSTAPGSTVQYFCKTGFLTRGGHNISVCKENGQWTPPTLVCQEISCGDPPTVPHTGQVRNGSSTPGSHVTYYCKIGFNHSEGNNVSLCTINGSWTKPNISCKAKCGPVPFLANSEVVWHNRSVVIHRCVDGYHSWRGRSVSVCGSSGTWQTATLRCIEIKPAISHVHFLNEKCVHWKAEKYEEDSEDYRVTYTGTRDYQRSFRDEMKQYLSSKAEELKLCLLLLPATNYSISITALSSRFTASITTNTSVPEPPVPVVYYREFETPVPTLRLTRSANSLDPISLYQVLVLPVEGIMVFDCSSPGSTDPLSKNNFSSEYITAQILIGQVGTQMDFTVGDGLYYGGFYNAPLKKGRTYYIILRAVSQWKTTLKSSCVLWAKVIGTSYVLMVSSLSAAAAVGLVAFAILIGYSCMWLFKKT; this is translated from the exons ATGATTGTGGTTTTTCTGCTCTGTGTCGTTGCAG GTATGCCAGCATCCGGCCAAATTCGGGACGTGTGCCCCACCTGCCATCGTGACGCCAAATGTGACGACAAGCCAGACGGCTCTGGCAAAGTTTGTAACTGCAAGTATGGATTTGTAGGAAATGGAATAACATTCTGTCAAG ATAAAGATGAGTGCCAGATAGGAGCCATGAAGATCTGTGGGCAGCACACAAAATGCCACAACACATATGGCAGCTATGACTGTACCTGCCTTTCTGGCTACAACCCTTCAAACAACATGACCATCTTCATCCCAAATGATGGAACCCACTGCCAGG ACATTGATGAGTGCAGGATAACAGGGCTGTGTGGAGATGGAGGTCGGTGCAGGAACCTGGATGGCAGCTTTGAATGCAGCTGTCAGGTGGGATACCAAGTCGAAGATGGAACAGAACCTTTTCATCCTCAAAGAGACAAGGCCTCCTGCAAAG TGGTTGACTGTGGCCAGCCTGCCTCGGTGGAGGACACAGTGCTGCTGTCGGCCACAGGGACCACATATGGCAGCGTAGCCACGTGGGTCTGTGATGAAGGCTTCATCTGGGGGAGTGGACACAACACCTCTGTGTGTGGAGCTGATGGACTGTGGAGTGGACCAACTATGGTCTGTGAAG AGGTGGACTGTGGCTCCCCCGCTGCTCGCCCTCACTCTCAAATGCTGTGGAATAAGAGCTCCAGGGTGGGCTCTGAGGTGGTTTATCAGTGTAACTCTGGCTATCATAATGTTGGAAAGGGAAATGTCTCCAGTTGTACCACTGCTGGACAGTGGGAAGAGCCGCCGGTGCTTTGCCAAG AGACTTTGTGTGGAAGTCCTCCTCTAAGTGAATCCACTGAGCACATCTGGAACGGTAGCACAGCTCCTGGCAGCACTGTGCAATATTTCTGTAAAACAGGTTTTCTTACCAGAGGAGGACATAATATATCAGTCTGTAAAGAAAACGGTCAGTGGACACCCCCGACTCTGGTATGCCAAG AGATATCATGTGGGGATCCTCCTACAGTTCCCCACACTGGGCAAGTGAGGAATGGCAGTTCCACCCCTGGAAGCCATGTGACTTACTACTGTAAAATAGGATTTAATCACAGTGAAGGAAACAATGTGTCATTGTGCACAATTAACGGTTCCTGGACAAAACCAAACATCTCATGTAAAG ctaAATGTGGCCCAGTTCCCTTCCTTGCCAACTCAGAGGTGGTGTGGCATAACAGAAGTGTAGTGATCCACCGCTGTGTGGATGGATATCACAGCTGGAGGGGCCGCAGCGTCTCGGTGTGTGGCAGCTCCGGGACGTGGCAGACAGCTACTCTGAGATGTATAG AAATAAAGCCAGCTATCAGTCATGTTCATTTTCTCAATGAAAAATGTGTACATTGGAAAGCAGAGAAATATGAAGAGGACTCAGAAGACTACAGG GTGACATACACAGGTACCAGAGACTACCAGAGGTCTTTTCGTGATGAAATGAAGCAGTATCTGAGCTCCAAGGCCGAGGAGCTGAaactctgtctcctcctgcttccagcCACAAACTACAGCATCTCCATCACTGCACTGTCCTCCAGATTCACAGCCTCCATCACCACTAACACCAGTGTACCAG AGCCTCCAGTACCGGTTGTTTACTACAGAGAATTTGAGACTCCTGTACCAACTTTGAGGCTAACAAGATCAGCCAACTCACTGGACCCAATAAG TTTGTACCAAGTGTTAGTTCTTCCTGTAGAGGGCATAATGGTGTTTGACTGCTCTTCTCCTGGAAGCACTGACCCCTTAAGCAAAAACAACTTCTCTTCCGAGTACATTACTGCCCAGATCCTCATCGGACAGGTCGGGACACAGATGGACTTTACTGTTGGGGATGGACTCTACTATGGAGGTTTCTACAATGCACCCCTGAAGAAGGGCAGGACCTATTACATCATCTTACGAGCCGTCAGCCAGTGGAAAACA ACTTTAAAGAGTTCCTGTGTCCTGTGGGCTAAAGTGATAG GTACATCCTATGTCCTGATGGTGTCTTcactctctgcagctgctgcagtagGACTGGTTGCTTTCGCCATTTTGATTGGATACAGTTGCATGTG gctGTTCAAGAAGACATGA
- the p2rx4b gene encoding P2X purinoceptor 4b has translation MSRTASWCQDCLHYAFDYETPKTLVIPHFGVGFVFRLTQLLVVLYVVGYVCVVQKAYQETDSVISSVTTKVKGFAFTNTSDMDPLFWDVADYIIPPQGDHSFFVLTNMVMTSKQMQTRCPELPGPSTTCVDDCDCIVGLNDPRGSGIQTGLCVNYSSTVQTCEVLSWCPLEIDTKLPERALLAAAENFTVLIKNSITYPKFKFHRRNILPHINSSYLKRCEFSPSTDPDCPIFRLKHIVSETGEDFQDVALKGGVIGIIIDWSCDLDFWAGKCYPKYSFRRLDDKHRNVAPGYNFRFAKYYKTPDGEDTRTLIKAYGIRFDVVVFGTAGKFGIVPTIVNLGAALSFLSLVPMVCDWFMLTCTRKRDLYSRQKITHLSEDAEAESMSMGTAYGTQ, from the exons ATGAGCAGGACTGCGAGCTGGTGCCAGGACTGTCTGCATTACGCGTTTGATTATGAAACACCAAAAACTCTGGTTATTCCACACTTCGGGGTGGGATTTGTGTTCAGGCTCACCCAGCTCCTGGTGGTGCTGTATGTGGTGGG gtatgtgtgtgtagtgcaGAAAGCCTACCAGGAGACTGACTCCGTCATCAGTAGTGTCACCACCAAAGTGAAAGGTTTTGCCTTCACCAACACGTCTGACATGGATCCTCTTTTCTGGGATGTGGCTGACTATATAATCCCTCCTCAG GGTGACCACTCCTTCTTCGTGTTGACGAATATGGTCATGACctcaaaacaaatgcaaacgCGTTGTCCTGAG CTTCCAGGTCCATCAACGACCTGCGTGGATGACTGTGATTGTATCGTGGGACTCAATGATCCTCGGGGGAGCG GTATACAAACAGGACTATGTGTCAACTATTCCTCCACTGTCCAGACGTGTGAAGTGCTCTCATGGTGTCCTCTTGAAATAGACACTAAACTGCCgga GCGTGCCCTGCTGGCTGCAGCAGAGAACTTCACCGTGTTGATCAAAAACAGCATAACATACCCCAAGTTCAAATTTCACAG AAGAAACATTCTGCCACACATCAACTCCTCGTACCTGAAGAGGTGTGAGTTCAGTCCTTCAACAGACCCGGACTGCCCCATATTCCGCCTCAAACACATTGTGTCAGAGACTGGAGAGGATTTCCAAGACGTGGCTCTGAAG GGTGGCGTCATTGGTATTATTATTGACTGGAGCTGTGACCTGGACTTTTGGGCAGGGAAGTGTTACCCCAAGTACAGTTTCCGCAGACTAGATGACAAACACCGAAATGTGGCCCCTGGATACAACTTCAG gtttgccaaatattacaaaaccccAGATGGAGAAGACACCAGGACCTTAATTAAAGCATATGGGATCCGGTTTGACGTCGTTGTATTTGGAACA GCTGGAAAATTTGGAATTGTTCCGACTATAGTGAACTTGGGAGCAGCCTTGTCCTTCCTCAGTTTG GTTCCCATGGTTTGTGACTGGTTCATGTTGACATGCACGAGGAAGAGAGATCTTTACAGTCGACAGAAAATCACACATCTGAGTGAGGATGCTGAGGCTGAATCG ATGTCAATGGGCACCGCCTATGGAACTCAGTAA